Proteins encoded in a region of the Elaeis guineensis isolate ETL-2024a chromosome 7, EG11, whole genome shotgun sequence genome:
- the LOC105049159 gene encoding uncharacterized protein isoform X4 produces the protein MVKIDPCQDEVAFSATGATKIYVDLEMEYVATLIERFSSISNGVQIIQAQPVNDIPLEEQMFVNRMSIKQLLETDWDVNIQCQPLLDAEDFIYFCGR, from the exons atggtgaagattgatccGTGCCAAG ATGAGGTTGCATTTTCTGCAACAGGTGCTACAAAAATTTATGTTGATCTTGAAATGGAATATGTTGCCACTCTGATTGAAAG ATTTTCTTCTATTTCCAATGGTGTGCAAATTATCCAAGCTCAGCCTGTTAATGATATTCCATTGGAAGAACAAATGTTTGTAAATAGGATGAGTATAAAACAGTtgctggagactgactgggatgTTAATATTCAG tGTCAACCTCTACTTGATGCTGAAGATTTCATATATTTCTGTGGGAGATGA
- the LOC105049159 gene encoding uncharacterized protein isoform X5, whose amino-acid sequence MVKIDPCQDEVAFSATGATKIYVDLEMEYVATLIERFSSISNGVQIIQAQPVNDIPLEEQMFVNRMSIKQLLETDWDVNIQILYISMGDKKSK is encoded by the exons atggtgaagattgatccGTGCCAAG ATGAGGTTGCATTTTCTGCAACAGGTGCTACAAAAATTTATGTTGATCTTGAAATGGAATATGTTGCCACTCTGATTGAAAG ATTTTCTTCTATTTCCAATGGTGTGCAAATTATCCAAGCTCAGCCTGTTAATGATATTCCATTGGAAGAACAAATGTTTGTAAATAGGATGAGTATAAAACAGTtgctggagactgactgggatgTTAATATTCAG attttatatatttctatGGGAGATAAGAAGAGCAAGTAA
- the LOC105049159 gene encoding uncharacterized protein isoform X2 translates to MVKIDPCQGATKIYVDLEMEYVATLIERFSSISNGVQIIQAQPVNDIPLEEQMFVNRMSIKQLLETDWDVNIQVGVVLDSFHLFVEKNTDFYELKIIALFRSM, encoded by the exons atggtgaagattgatccGTGCCAAG GTGCTACAAAAATTTATGTTGATCTTGAAATGGAATATGTTGCCACTCTGATTGAAAG ATTTTCTTCTATTTCCAATGGTGTGCAAATTATCCAAGCTCAGCCTGTTAATGATATTCCATTGGAAGAACAAATGTTTGTAAATAGGATGAGTATAAAACAGTtgctggagactgactgggatgTTAATATTCAGGTTGGTGTGGTATTGGATTCTTTTCACTTATTTGTAGAAAAAAATACTGATTTTTATGAGCTGAAAATTATTGCACTTTTCAGGAGCATGTAG
- the LOC105049159 gene encoding uncharacterized protein isoform X1: MVKIDPCQDEVAFSATGATKIYVDLEMEYVATLIERFSSISNGVQIIQAQPVNDIPLEEQMFVNRMSIKQLLETDWDVNIQVGVVLDSFHLFVEKNTDFYELKIIALFRSM, translated from the exons atggtgaagattgatccGTGCCAAG ATGAGGTTGCATTTTCTGCAACAGGTGCTACAAAAATTTATGTTGATCTTGAAATGGAATATGTTGCCACTCTGATTGAAAG ATTTTCTTCTATTTCCAATGGTGTGCAAATTATCCAAGCTCAGCCTGTTAATGATATTCCATTGGAAGAACAAATGTTTGTAAATAGGATGAGTATAAAACAGTtgctggagactgactgggatgTTAATATTCAGGTTGGTGTGGTATTGGATTCTTTTCACTTATTTGTAGAAAAAAATACTGATTTTTATGAGCTGAAAATTATTGCACTTTTCAGGAGCATGTAG
- the LOC105049159 gene encoding uncharacterized protein isoform X6 encodes MVKIDPCQDEVAFSATGATKIYVDLEMEYVATLIERFSSISNGVQIIQAQPVNDIPLEEQMFVNRMSIKQLLETDWDVNIQ; translated from the exons atggtgaagattgatccGTGCCAAG ATGAGGTTGCATTTTCTGCAACAGGTGCTACAAAAATTTATGTTGATCTTGAAATGGAATATGTTGCCACTCTGATTGAAAG ATTTTCTTCTATTTCCAATGGTGTGCAAATTATCCAAGCTCAGCCTGTTAATGATATTCCATTGGAAGAACAAATGTTTGTAAATAGGATGAGTATAAAACAGTtgctggagactgactgggatgTTAATATTCAG TGA
- the LOC105049159 gene encoding uncharacterized protein isoform X3: MVKIDPCQDEVAFSATGATKIYVDLEMEYVATLIERFSSISNGVQIIQAQPVNDIPLEEQMFVNRMSIKQLLETDWDVNIQDDGGSIGMVLLEREKFMTVS; the protein is encoded by the exons atggtgaagattgatccGTGCCAAG ATGAGGTTGCATTTTCTGCAACAGGTGCTACAAAAATTTATGTTGATCTTGAAATGGAATATGTTGCCACTCTGATTGAAAG ATTTTCTTCTATTTCCAATGGTGTGCAAATTATCCAAGCTCAGCCTGTTAATGATATTCCATTGGAAGAACAAATGTTTGTAAATAGGATGAGTATAAAACAGTtgctggagactgactgggatgTTAATATTCAG GATGATGGTGGCAGCATTGGTATGGTGCTGTTGGAAAGAGAGAAATTCATGACCGTTTCTTAA